The genomic window AGACAGACATCTGTGTGACAGACACGGTGGTGCTGGAGTCCCCAGGGCGGATGACACTTGAGGCTGAGCATGGGTGGCCGAGGTCAGTGGTCCCATCAGAGCCCCTCTGGCTACTGCCCACCTGCCAGGTGCCGATGGGGGGGCACGCTGGGGGTGGGAGCACACTCCCGCCACCTTCCAGACCGCTGCCCCTGGAAGCGGTGTCCCCGCCTCTGGGGCTCAGGCCCCTGGTGACTGACAGCACACAGCCTGCCTGTGGCCGGCCCCGCACAGCCCAGGTGCGCCCCGCACAGCCCAGGTGCGCCCTGCACAGCCCAGGTGCGCCCCACACAGCCCAGGTGCGCCCCGCACAGCCCAGGTGCGTCCCTCACAGCCCAGGTGCACCCCGCACAGCCCAGGTGCGCCCTGCACAGCCCGGGCTCTTCCGCCTGGTCCACGGCGGCTCCTCCTTCCAGCCACAGGTTCCTCCTGCCCTCGCTGGGCTGGGGTCCCTGCCTCGGGGAGCATGAAGCAGTCTCCAGCTGGGGTCTTGTTGGAGCAGCTATTCCTGGAAGGCTTGGGCAGTGGTGGAGGTGGGGCTGCCTGTGGGTTGCCTATCAAACTGTGGGGTGTCATCACCCATTTCCAGAGAGGAAACTGAGATACCGAGCATCTGCCAAGAGCACCAGGGTCTGCTGTGCCCCTCAGGGTGCTGGCCCTGCAGCAGACACGCTGGGGCTCCAGGCAGGAAGTGGCTCCCAGGAGGCCCCTCAGGGCCCTGCAGCAGACACACTGGGGCTCCAGGCAGGAAGCGGCTCCCAGGAGGCCCCTCAGGGCCCTGCAGCAGACACGCTGGGGATCCAGGCAAGAAGCGGCTCCCAGGAGCACCCCAAGGGCAGGAGGCCCCTCAGGACGCTGGGTGCCACCGGGGACCACCCCCAAGCCCCCCCAGTGCCTGGGGCCAGGATCTTGCTCCTGCATAATTGGCAAGAGGGTCCTTGCAGGCCTGAGCCCCAGGGAGGCCAGAGGGAGGGCAGAAGCATCTGAGAGCGAGAGGGCTGCCTCTGGGCTTGGCGCTCCCTGCTGGTGGTGGCAGCCGGGGCGCCATGGAGGACACCCTTCTCACCCGGGTGCCTCCGCTTCCCGGGCCGTGTGCCATAGTACCAGTGGCCCTGCTGATGCCCAGCGGGGCGCAGGGGAGATGCTGCCCTGGAAGAGCTGGGGTGGCAGGTGCCTGCGGCTGCGATGAGTCGAGTCCGGCAGCCCGAGGAGCAGCACGATGGCAGGGGCGCCTCTGCTTCCTTCCCCCAAGGCTGAGCCGGTGCTGGCCACCCTGAGTGACCAGAGTCAGCGGTGTGAGTGTCCAGTGTGGGTGGCAGGCCAGGGCACCTTCCCTAGCACCTGAGATCTCCTTCTGGCCACTGCCGTGAACCTGCTGGGGCAGCATGAATGGTTTGGCTGCTCCCTGGGGGCCCAGAGTAGCCTGTGACCCCATTCCTCTGGCCACATCTACAGAGGACGTGGGCAGCAGAGGCAGGTGGCTCAGCCAACAGGGGGTCTTCAGCCAGCAAGAGGCAGCCCCCACAGGCATGGCCCCACCCGAAAAGTCCTCGGGGTCCCATGCTCAGCCTTCTGGTCTCCAGGTGGCTTCGGGGGGATGTGTCCTGCAGCCTGCTCAGACCCTAGGTGAGTGACCCCCTCATCATGCCCTGTCCCCACGAGCTGATCTGCAGGGAGACGCCCCCCTTCCCCATGGTGGGCTCATAGTGGGGCCCCCATTTAGTCTCCCTGCCCCGTGGTGGACTCAGAGTGGGACTCTCATTTAGTCCCATCTTCTCAGCTTCAGGAGACCCTTGAAACCAGGAGGACTCTGAAGGCTCTGGGTGTCTTCACCGTGTGCACGCACACtcccaggcacacacacacacacacgcatgtgcacacacggGAGAGCAGCCCTGTGTCTTCACCTCCAGGGCACAGCAGTAGCCACCCACAAGTCATGGGACATTCAGAAATTCAGGCTGGAGGATTCTTAGAGCTCCAGGCAGGGCAGGCTTGCCAACTCTGTGCGGTTCTGTGCTCCCCGCGGGTTGCAGGGCCTGGGCTTGTGAGCAGTGCAGGGGGTCCAGGCCCCGCTGCAGCCCACAGGGGTCTGTGCCCACCCATGGGTCCAGCAGACAACCGCAAGGAGCACTCTGGCCCCCAGGAGTTGGCGTCTGGGATGGGGTCACTGTCTTGCCAGGACATGGCCCAAGGGGTCCCCTCCTGGGACCTGGTGGGTGCACCGGCCTCGTCCACACAGATGCAGAGCCTCTGAGGTTTGCCTTTGTCTGGACACCACCACAGGGCTCTAGGGCGTATCTTTGGATGTGTCTGGAATGTGGGGCATCTTGCTGGGCTCTGATTAAGGTCAGCTGCCCTGGCTTCACTTTGGGGCTGGGAGCAGGTCACAGCCAAGCGTGTCAGGGCCGTTGCACAGGGTTTCTTGCTCTCAGATCCCAGAACAGAGGCAGTGAGTGTCTTCCTGCCCAGGTCACCAGTAACAGTAGACAGAGAGCAGGGAGCCAGAACCTGCTATTTATAAGATGGCTGGGGTGGACGCCCTTTCCCTGCTCAACTCCGAGGGGTTATTTTAAAGCTGCCCCAGAAAAGCAAAGGGGGACTTGGGCAGGACTCCTAGACCGGTTCCTGATCTATGCCCAGACTCTGGTGTGAGCAGGGCAGTCACTGTGAAACACCAAGGGACCCCAAGTCCATCAGGAACGGGACTAGTGCTCCAGGAACTCCAGTGCTCCAGGAGCAGAAAGCTGGTCCAGGACCAGGCTTCTGAGAATAAGTGGTGCCCACGTGTGTGTGGGGCAAGTGTGTGACGTGCAGGGGGCGGGGACAGTGAGCACCACCTCGGGAGCCCCCGTGCCCAGTGGTCCAGCACGTGGACCCGTAGACCTCGACCTGCCCCACCCTGCCTGCTGTGCAGTGGCCGCCGGTTCTGGACTCTGGGCTCTTGCTGGTGGGGTCGAAGCCCACTGAGGGTTCCGAGAAGCGGTGGGTGGCACGGAGGGACTGAGAGCTTCTCCGTTGGGCCTCCTGCCCCACCCAGCGACCTTGGCTGCGGCCCGAGCGGCGCTGGTGACAGCCATCTGCCTCCTGGCTTTCCCCCTCTGGCGAGTAGAGCGGCTcccccagggtgcctctgaggtgGTCATCCTCGGGGACAGGGGCGGTTTCATGGCACACCGCGATAGGAATGCTTTACTAGGAATCAATCCGCTTTGTTGGATAAAAATGCCCTACATTGGGCCATATGTAATTTCATTTGTGAAAAGCTGATACTGTCCTTTTGCAGCTTCTAGAATAAGGaaacgccccccacccccatgaggTGTCTAGAATAAGGACAGCCCCAAGGAAGGGATCCAGACCAAGGATCCTCCCCGGCCAGCAGGTGACAGGGAGTCTAGAACAAGACCTCCAGGTGACAGACAGCCGGATCCGAGTCCACGCAGCGCTCTGGGCCGCTCTGCCGCAGCGGTGCTTCCTGCCCCCTGTCCCAGGCCGGTCTGGGGCCCTGGGGTTAGAGGGCAACGTGAGTAGAGCCAGAGAGCGGGGAGGGGGCCTCTTCTCCAAAGCCCCCCGGAGGGCTTCTGGCTGGTGGTCCCTCTTGCTGGCCTCACGGGGCCTGTGTCCTGGTGTCATGGCCTGGGGCCGCAGCCAGAACCTGTCTGCTGGGGGCCCGTTCATCCTGCTGGGCTTCCCGGGGCCCCGGGGCCTGCACGTGGGGGCTCTTCCTGCTCACGTCCATGCTCACGGTGGCCGGGAACCTGGCCATTCTCTCGCTGGTCGGGGTACACTGGCGCCTGCAGACGCCCATGTGCTTTTTCCTCTGCAACCTCTCCTTCCTGGAGATCTGGCTCGCCACGGCCTGCATGCCCAAGACGCTGGCCGTCTTTACCTCACGCAGCGGAGCCATCTCCTTCTCAGGCTGCGCTGTGCAGATGCACTTCGTCTTCTCTCTGGGCTGCACCGAGGACTTCCTGCTGGCCGCCATGGCCTACGACCGCTACCTAGCCATCTGCCTGCCGCTGTGCTATGGCAGCTTCATGACGCCCGGGCTCTCTGGCCGCCTGGCCCTGGGCTCCTGGCTCTGCGGCTTCTCGGCCATCATCGTGCCCACGGCCCTCATCGGCCGCCTCTTCTTCTGTGGCTCACGGGTCGTCAACCACTTCTGGGACATCCCGCCCTGGATCGTGCTGCCTTCTGCGTCATCCTGGGCTCTCACGTCATCACGCTGGCCTACGACGTCACCACGCTGGGTGTCATCACGCTGGTCTATGACGTCACCACCCTGCGCGTCATCACGCTGGTCTCCTACGCCCACATCGTGGTCGCCGTCGTCAGGACGCCCTCGCTGCAGGGCCGGCGCCCAGCCTTCcccacctgctcctcccacctcgCGGTGGTCCTCATCTGGTATGGCCCAACTGTCTTCCTGCACGTGAGGACCTTGGTGGAGAGCTCGCTGGACCTGACCAAGGCTGTCACCGTGCTCAGCACCATCGTCACCCCAGtgctgaaccccttcatctacaCCTTGAGGAGCGAGGATGTCAAGGATGCTCTGCGGAAGGCGGTGCGGCGGACATGAGGCCCTGGGGCCTCTCTGCCCTGGAAATGGCACCCCGATCTCACCGTGTGTAGGGCCCTTGGGCAGGCCAGGGAGGCAGCGCCCACCCCGGCCTCAGGAGCTCCTCTGGGGCTTGAGCCCCTGCTTGGTCTGGGCCTTGGGGCTGACGGCCCTTGTCAGGAAGGAGAGGGCCGTCTCGCACTTTGGATTTCTCCCTGCTGCCAATGCCTGCACCCGGTGAGCTGTCCCTCAGTGGAGGCTGGGGAGGTTGTCCAGGAAGGGGAGAACCCAGAGAAACAGGGTGCAAGTCTCTGCGGAAGCCTGGCAGCCTGTGGGGGCTGTTTGGGTCAGTGTGTGGGTGTGCCTCACTTTGGGGAGCCTCAGAGCGCACCACCAGGTCTCACACCCTCCTGGGGGCCAGGTGGTGGAACCTGCGGGCCTCAGACGGAGGGGGCTTGGTGAGGCCTCTGAGTGGATAAGCCGCACAAGATTCTCGGGGGCCCAGAGGCTCAGTGAGGGGCCTGGTCTGGCTTGGCAGCTCATAAGGATGTATCCTGGGAGCATGCGTGGATTAAAGCTGACTCTGAAGCTGGCAGTCTGGATGCAGCTGTCTGTCAGAGTGACTTATACAGGTCGTGTGTCCACTCTGAACCTCTGTGTCTTCACCGCTATCTGGGGATTGTGAGAGTGTGATCCCACGGAGCCCTTTGAGTACAAAAGGAGTTGGTGTGTCTCCAGTGCTGAAAATAGGGCCTGACAGGGACGCTGTTGTTTCTTTTCATTCAGGCAGCGTGATGGACTGGGCTCCCCAGGAGGCTCTAGCGGTAAAGGACCTGGCTGGCAGTGTGGGAGACGTTAAGAgatgcgggttagatccctgggttgggaagatcccctgcagaagaaaatggcaacccactccagtattcgtgcctgggaaatcctatgggcagaggagcctggtgggctgcagcccatggggtcacagagttggacacgactgaagtgacagcacacacacacacacactctcacacacacacactctctctctcacacacacacacacactcacacacacactctctctcacacacacactcacacacacacactctctctctcacacacacacttacactcacacacactctctctcacacacacacactctctcacacacacacactcacacacacacttacacacactcacactcacacacacactctctctctctcacacacttacacacacacactctctcacacacacttacacacacacacactctcacacacacacttacacacactcacacacactctctcacacacacacacactcacacacacacacacactcacacacacacactctcacacacacactctctcacacacacacacactctcacacacacactctctcacacacacacttacacacacaactctcacacacacttacacacacacacacactctcacacacacacacacactcacacacactctctctcacacacatacacttacacacactcacacacacactcacacacacacacacactcacacacacatgatgCACTGGTGCCCTCCACCAGTGTCCACCCTGGTCCTCCAGCCTCAGGGCCCCCGAGAGGGCTGCATTCCTGCCAGCTGGCTGGAGAGTGAGGGAGCCCCAGCCCTGAGCTGCCCAGGGCCAAGGGCTGCACAGCTGTCCCTCAGGGATGGGCATGGGCCCAGGGCCACTGTGTGGGGCACCCCACGCCTGCCTGGTGCTGCTGGTGTGCTTGGGGGCCTCTGGGGGTGCTGGAGCCCCCGCAGCTGGAGCGCACCGGGCCTAGGCTTTCTGGTGGGTCTTCTGACCCCTCAGCCTCGGCTGGAGCATGACCTCTGGAGCTCATTGAAGACCCCCCACCCACTTAAAACTGCTCCTGGCCACCCACCTCAGCCTGAGGGTGCCGATAGGTGCCCCTGCCCCTCTTCACTTGTTCACCATCTGGTCTCCCCCCTAGAAGGAAGTGCAGGCGGTGGGGGGGAGGGCTCCGATGGCTTCTCCTTGCTGTGACCCAGGCCCACAGCAGGAGGGTCCCTGCAGGAGTGGGCGGCGTTTGCCCAGCTGAAGAACCTCTCTCACTGCAGAGGAGAAGTCACGGTTCCTGGAGGCCCCTTCCCCGGAGGCCAGAGCAGAAGGACACATTTGTCTGTCATCTGTGGGTAATGATGCTTCTGTAGTCCTTGTGCTTTGTGaagttattttacaaataatgaattaaagtgtgctgcgattcatggggtcgcaaagagtcggacacgactgagcgactgaatcgGTTCCCATGTTTGTTAAGCTGATGGGGTAAGTTCGGAACACCCCAAGTGAGCTTGGCACCCTTCCCTGCGAGATCCGTTCTGCTCCCGCCCTCCTCATCTCCAGcccacagccctgccctctgccccatcCCTGCCCTTTGGCCCTTATTCTCAGCCAGTTGTGGAGGATTTCTGTGCTCAGGGCCGTGGGCTCCGGCCCTCCTGGTGCAGGTCAGGACGTGGACTGCTGCCCCTGTCTTCCCGCCTGGCGGAAGGCAGAGGTCGTTGCCTATGAAGGCCCAATCTGAGCCAGCCTCCAGACGCTCCCAGGCCCTGAGGCCGTTCctgggcagaggaggggaggggccagGTGCAGCCCTTGGCTTCTTTTGTCCCAAGGGCCGCGAGTCCCTGGGGAGGACTGCGTGTCCTGGAGGCGCCATCCTAGGCGCCTTCTCAGGTTTGGGAATTAGGTGGTATTTGAAAGCCTAAAGGCATGCTGAGAGCCACGTCTTTGCTCTCACAAAGTCTGGAAGTGGGAGACACTTTAGAGATTCCCCTCCCCGGGGAGTGTGGTCTGGGGACCAGGGAGGGGGGCCCTGGGCTGGCCTCTCTGGGaactgcctccctccccagcccctcctggcTGCATGTGGGGTGGTGGTCACACCACATGGGCAATGTTTTGGATTTTAGACATTCTGCTGAGTGTTTAGTGGTATCTCCTTGTTGCTTTAATCGATAGCCCTTaataagcatcttttcacattGAGTGTTTAGTTGTATCTCCTGGTTGCTTTAATCGACAGTCCTTaataagcatcttttcacatgcttatttgccTTCTACATAACATCTTTGGTGGGGTGTCGTTCAGATCTCTAGCACATTTTAAAACtgagttgttttcttattgttgaagtttgtatattttggatacaagCCCTTTGTCAGAtatcttttgaaaacattttctagcctgtagcttgtcttttccaCTCTCTTGGCTGTGTATTTTGCagggaagaaatatttatttttcataatgtttGATGTatcaactttttatttcatggcttgtGCTTTTGATGTATCTTAGAAAGTTACCACCAAACCCAAGGTCACCTTGATTTTCTCTTGTTACCATCTGGAAGTttcatagttttgcattttaaatttagttCTGAGATGTATTCTGAATTAACTTTTTGGTTGAAATGTGTAAGGCCACTGTctagattctttcttttttttttctttttgcatgtgGATTCCATGTTGTTCCAGGGCCGTTTGTTGAGGAGACTATCTTTACTTCACTGTATTTCCTTTGCCCCTGCATCAAAGAGCAGTTGCTACATTTATGTGGGTCTGCTTCTAGGCTCTGTATTTCTGTTCCATCGATCTGCTTGTCTCCTCTTTACCAGTAGTCCACAGCGTCTTGAGTTCTGAAGCCTTATAATaaatcccaaagttggctagtgTCAGTCCTCCAGCTTCGCTGCCTTTACTGTGCTGATGTAAACTGGAGAATCAGTTTGTTGATATCTACAAATTAACTTGCTAGAGTTCTGATTAGAACTACACAGAATTTATAAATAAGACTGACAAGAACTGGCATCTTAACAACTTGAGTCTTTCTGTCCATGAACATAGACTATCTCTGCATTTATTTAGATTCTCTTTGATTTTATTCATCAGAGTTTTCTAGTTTCCTCTCATATAAGTCTTGTACACATcatgttagatttatacctaagtatttcagTTTTTCATGTTTATGTAAATAGTATTGTTTTTAGTTTCGCATTCTGATTGCTTATTGCTGTTATATAGGCATATATAAAAACaattaatattgtatattaaccttgtatcctgcaaccttgctgtAATTATTAGTTACATACatctttaaaattgcttttctaaattttatttgcaaaagaattttgtttttttcttttcagttgatatacttttatttccttttcttgtcttattacACTAGCTGGGACTTCCCATGTGATACTGACTAGAATTGCTGAGGTGGcgcatttttgccttttttccagTCTCAGGGTGGAGGGTATTTAGGTTTCACAGCCAAGTATGACTTTTTTTTGCAGATGTTGTTTATCAAGTTGAGGAGGTTCTCTTCCATTCCTAGTTTGCTGagcatttttagaaaaaaatttgaatggttattggattttgtcaaatgctgttTTTTTCCATCTAGTGGTATAATCAGATGATTTTTCATCTTTAGACTCTATATGATAGATTACATTAGTTGATTTTCAGATGTCCAACCTGGAATACATTTCACTTGGTTgtggtatataattttttaaaaggcattgttgggtttgatttgctaatattttgtttatgatttttgcAGCTATGATCTACAGTTTTCCTCTCTTGTGACATCTtggtctgattttggtgttagggtgatgCTGGCCTTGTAGACTGAGGTAAGAAGCGACAGGGACATGATGAGATGGCGGCTGCAAAGGTGGGGAGGAGACCTGAGGGTGGTGACACCCAGGTGTGGGGTGAGGAGCGGAGGGTGGGACACTCTCTGGTTGCTGTCTAGGGGATGGTGGAACCTCGAGTATCTCATCACCTTGGCCATATCAGGACACACTCGTACCATGATGCAGCTGCCTGCAGTCTGGCCCCACTCTTGGGAGCATCCTTCCCTCTTCTACTGACACCAcgttcttttttaaacctcagctCTTGGCTTTCCTCCTCCAGCCTGTGCTCCCAGGGGCCCCACATCCATTCTTGGGGCAACTGAAGCCCCCGCAGAGCCACAGGGTCAGTTGTGCTCATGGCCTGCCCACTGCCCCCCAGTGGATAGCCTGTGACTGAAGGGCTCCACTGGCCTTTGAGGCACACCTTCGtcctaaaatgggcttccctggtttcttagacagtaaagaatctgcctgcaattcaggagaccagggtttgatccctgggttggaaagatcccctgcagaagggaatagcaacccactccagtattcttgtctggagaattctgtggacagaggagcctggcaggctacactccatggggtcacagagagctggacacgctTGCCTGACACTCTCCCCTGAGTGCAGGTTGGCgccccaggctacagtccatggggtcacagagagctggacacgccTGCCTGACACTCTCCCCTGAGTGCAGGTCGGCGCCCCAGGTCTTCACTTGGGCTCTGTGGCTTTTGTGGACGTGGCTGGGTCTGGCCTTGGCTTCTGTTTGGACCATCTGGTCTGAGGGTCATCTCTGAGACTGTAAATAGGGCCCTCCATCCCCTAAGCTGTGTTGGGTGACTCCTGACTCTATCCTAAGTTGCCTATGAGATGGGAAGCAACACACAGGGTCTTCCTGGCAAGTGTCAATTTCCCCAGACTGTGAGTCTCTTGAGGGCAGGAGTCAGTGGCATTCATCCGTGTCCCACACTCAGCACTGTGGTCCACCCCCCACGGGCCCAGTCACCCACCCGTGCATCCACCTGTCCACCTGCCCACTCTTTATCCTCCATCCACTCATGCATCCACTATTCTGTCTGTCCACCCAACcaccattcacccatccatccatccttccttccactaatgtatctgtccatccatctactgtccctccatccatccaccatccactgttcatccatctgtccatccatccacccaggcattcattccctcctcctcttctttctatttatttcccACGCCTTACCCTCTCCCCTCTGTCTGGAACGAGGTGACTCAGGGGTCCAGCAggaggagatgaggtcagagggGACTCAGGTTATGTGGGATCTTGCAGGCTGTGATGAGGCCTTAGCTGTGCTGAGTGGGCTGGGAGACTTTGGTGGCTTCCATAGCGAGTGGAGGGGTGATGTGATCTGTCTGTGCTGGCAAGGCTCCCTCTGGCAGCTACACTGAGAAGACACTTGAACGGTGGCAGCCATAGTGAAAATTCAAATAACCAGCAATGGTGATGGGGCAGGACAGCGGTGACGGGGGAGAAGCCGCAGGGCGCTGAATGTTCCGAAAGTAGACCCGCCGGGACTGCTGCTGGCTGACGGTGGGATATGCGACAGAACGAGGAGCCAAGGGTGATGTGGATTCTGAGCAGCCAGAGGGATGGACTCCATTTATAGAGGAGGAGACAGCCAGGGATAGAGCAGGTTTGGGGCATTTCAGGAGTTCCAGGCCTTCATAGCTCAgtcgctaaagaatctgcctgcaatgcaggagacccaggtttgattcctgggtcaggaagatcccctggagaaggaaatggctatccactccagtattcttgcctagagaatcccatggacagaggagcctggtgggctatggtctatggggtcacaagagtcagacacgactgagcacacacatggacacatcaGGTCCATGAGGTCAGCAGATGTCCGAATAACCCaagtggagatggtgatggagcaGCTGGACACGGTTCTGGTCTTCAGGGGTATTGGAGAATGTCACAGAGAAAACCACGGGACTGACTGAGACCCCACAGAAGGGTATGGAGGAAAGAGACCTTGGATGAGTGGCCTGGGCCCCTGATGCTCAGAGGCGGGGACTGTGAGGCTATAGCAGCTTGGGAGGCGTGGTCCCAGGGAGGGGTTGGACAGGGCTGAGAGAGGAGGTGCTCCGTGCAGCAGCTCTGCCTCTGCTCAGCCTGGCCGGGGCGGTGGCTCACATGGCTGAGGCAGAGTGGTGTGGTGAGGTGCTGGGGCTGGGCTTTGTGAGAAGGAGAACGGGAGTCCCTGCACCAGGTTGAGAGAGAGATGTGCGAGACTTCTGGAC from Bubalus kerabau isolate K-KA32 ecotype Philippines breed swamp buffalo chromosome 22, PCC_UOA_SB_1v2, whole genome shotgun sequence includes these protein-coding regions:
- the LOC129636738 gene encoding LOW QUALITY PROTEIN: olfactory receptor 287-like (The sequence of the model RefSeq protein was modified relative to this genomic sequence to represent the inferred CDS: inserted 2 bases in 1 codon), producing the protein MAWGRSQNLSAGGPFILLGFPGPRGLHVGXLFLLTSMLTVAGNLAILSLVGVHWRLQTPMCFFLCNLSFLEIWLATACMPKTLAVFTSRSGAISFSGCAVQMHFVFSLGCTEDFLLAAMAYDRYLAICLPLCYGSFMTPGLSGRLALGSWLCGFSAIIVPTALIGRLFFCGSRVVNHFWDIPPWIVLPCVITLVYDVTTLRVITLVSYAHIVVAVVRTPSLQGRRPAFPTCSSHLAVVLIWYGPTVFLHVRTLVESSLDLTKAVTVLSTIVTPVLNPFIYTLRSEDVKDALRKAVRRT